Proteins from a genomic interval of Papaver somniferum cultivar HN1 chromosome 4, ASM357369v1, whole genome shotgun sequence:
- the LOC113273179 gene encoding uncharacterized protein LOC113273179 produces MVESQTLKLIAWEPNFNPETQKTSSAFVWIFFPGLSIEYWKEGILLQLGRAIKVDEVTLKKEIGYYASVLVEVDFAKFIPAKVIVEYKYGKFEQAIQISKKPKFCNHCSIVGHLTTECRAKRTETTTTEKVQEVLVEKPKKQWRQKVKPPRGFDICFTPTEKETDHIIEHIEVHLLSENEMVDAIIPHIQKTGEARFHILQDKSEEFRGTLNSHDDFPLLSVDKIITMVSSAPPINNVVNILPPIGIPVTQTESIPLYPTSDTSTASTSNEGEDIIQEKHTATTKLHVTKDTSTASSSKE; encoded by the coding sequence ATGGTTGAATCTCAAACTCTGAAACTCATAGCATGGGAACCTAATTTCAATCCTGAGACACAGAAAACTTCCTCAGCTTTTGTATGGATTTTCTTTCCAGGATTGAGCATAGAATACTGGAAGGAGGGTATTCTTCTCCAATTGGGTAGAGCAATAAAGGTAGATGAAGTCACTTTAAAAAAAGAAATTGGCTATTATGCCAGTGTTTTAGTAGAAGTTGATTTTGCTAAGTTTATTCCAGCAAAAGTGATTGTTGAATACAAGTATGGGAAATTTGAACAAGCTATTCAAATATCAAAGAAGCCAAAATTTTGTAATCATTGCTCAATTGTGGGTCACTTAACAACTGAATGCAGGGCTAAAAGAACTGAAACTACTACTACAGAAAAAGTTCAGGAAGTTTTAgtggaaaagccaaagaaacaatGGAGGCAAAAAGTTAAACCTCCCAGAGGTTTTGATATTTGTTTCACTCCAACTGAGAAAGAAACTGATCATATAATTGAACATATTGAAGTGCACCTATTGAGTGAAAATGAAATGGTTGATGCAATAATTCCTCACATCCAAAAAACAGGTGAAGCTAGATTCCATATTTTACAAGATAAGTCTGAGGAATTCAGGGGAACTCTTAACTCACACGATGACTTCCCATTACTTTCTGTGGACAAGATTATTACTATGGTTTCCAGTGCTCCACCAATAAATAATGTGGTCAATATTCTGCCTCCAATTGGGATTCCAGTGACACAAACTGAGTCAATTCCTCTTTATCCTACTAGTGATACTTCAACCGCTTCTACTTCAAATGAGGGTGAAGATATTATTCAAGAAAAACATACTGCTACAACTAAACTTCATGTCACTAAGGATACATCAACTGCTTCAAGTTCAAAAGAATGA
- the LOC113273178 gene encoding uncharacterized protein LOC113273178 → MDKVREVQSLLIILFQMKVLYWNIRGLRRAKARDKLRNIVKKNCPSLVILAEPKIWATSEFIKKLRLPGMHFQLIDNYYEENKGNIWILWSASIISNTRQEITVEVGDALITRVHAATLSVNRRELWKDLVDINNLNKPWLVIGDFNTVMNVLEKKGGLAPLKISMMELKNCLNICGLIQAPSTGLDFPWCNNRAGRKRNVCNLDRAVFNDKWLELIPSWGYKVGARGISDHGVLYVQMLKFQNKKNVPFRALKVWMSHPDFYHQVQEIWKIHIPGNPIFVFMKKLKILKQEIKKWNWTSFGDITKKIKEAEDKVLQAALISDKNLMNLHLLNNLVTARGELEVLSDKQKEILQQKSRVKWLKEGASNSRFFHVNLKIRQAQNAIVELENADENIIYDQKHIDESLISHFEDKFKYQEVQFTPGIFQYIPRVLSDEDKQVLDDVPTYEEIKKAVYDLDPDSAPGTDGFAGWFFRFAWERFNFCNQVLLERWIYSSGFECKLSSSSTKS, encoded by the coding sequence ATGGACAAGGTAAGAGAAGTACAATCTCTTCTCATCATTCTTTTCCAAATGAAAGTCCTATACTGGAACATAAGAGGCCTGAGGAGAGCAAAGGCCAGAGATAAGTTAAGaaatatagtaaaaaaaaattgtccttcTTTAGTTATTTTAGCTGAACCAAAAATCTGGGCTACTTCTGAGTTTATTAAAAAGTTAAGATTACCAGGTATGCATTTTCAACTCATTGATAATTATTATGAAGAAAACAAAGGTAATATTTGGATTCTGTGGAGTGCTTCAATAATATCAAACACCAGACAAGAGATAACAGTGGAAGTGGGAGATGCTCTTATTACTAGAGTTCATGCTGCTACTCTTAGTGTTAATAGAAGAGAGTTATGGAAAGATTTAGTGGACATAAATAATCTGAATAAGCCATGGCTTGTGATTGGTGACTTCAATACAGTGATGAATGTATTGGAAAAGAAAGGAGGATTAGCTCCTTTAAAAATATCAATGATGGAGCTTAAAAATTGTCTGAATATTTGTGGTCTCATTCAAGCACCAAGTACTGGATTAGATTTTCCATGGTGTAACAATAGAGCAGGAAGGAAaagaaatgtatgcaatttagatAGAGCAGTTTTCAATGACAAATGGCTGGAGTTAATCCCTAGTTGGGGATATAAAGTTGGAGCAAGAGGAATATCAGATCATGGAGTTCTATATGTGCAAATGCTGAAATTCCAGAACAAAAAAAATGTTCCCTTCAGAGCATTAAAAGTATGGATGAGTCATCCGGATTTTTATCATCAAGTACAAGAAATTTGGAAGATCCATATTCCAGGTAATCCTATCTttgttttcatgaaaaaattaaagatactgaaacaagaaataaaaaagtGGAATTGGACTTCCTTTGGAGATATAACAAAGAAGATAAAAGAAGCAGAAGATAAAGTTTTGCAGGCTGCTTTAATTTCTGATAAAAACCTAATGAATTTACATCTTTTAAATAACTTAGTAACTGCAAGAGGAGAGCTGGAAGTTCTCTCAGATAAACAAAAAGAGATTTTGCAACAAAAGTCTAGAGTGAAATGGCTAAAAGAAGGAGCTTCTAATTCAAGATTCTTTCATGTAAATCTAAAAATTAGACAAGCTCAAAATGCAATAGTGGAATTGGAGAATGCAGATGAGAACATAATATATGATCAAAaacatattgatgaatctctaatatCTCATTTTGAAGACAAGTTCAAATATCAAGAAGTGCAATTCACTCCTGGGATCTTTCAATATATTCCTAGAGTACTTAGTGATGAAGACAAACAAGTTTTGGATGATGTTCCAACATATGAAGAGATTAAAAAAGCAGTTTATGATCTTGATCCTGATAGTGCACCAGGAACTGATGGTTTTGCTGGGTGGTTTTTCAGATTTGCTTGGGAAAGATTTAATTTCTGCAATCAAGTACTGCTGGAGAGGTGGATTTATTCCTCAGGATTTGAATgcaaactttcttcttcttctaccaaAAGTTAA
- the LOC113273177 gene encoding uncharacterized protein LOC113273177: MAKHKSPAIKELCQILLCCDGASQGNLGAAGYGFIARNSDGECIVAVEGSLGIATNYYAEVLAIICAGEWAIHKGYTHLIFQSDSQEVIEAFKSHKIPWFAINRWNKICRSADDLSLCHSYREINFSADTLAKRGSRLDQGQQIIYNSIPPFLVQIENDNQAYYRFI; this comes from the exons ATGGCAAAGCACAAAAGTCCTGCAATTAAAGAACTAT GTCAAATATtactatgttgtgatggtgcttctcaAGGAAATCTAGGTGCAGCTGGATATGGGTTTATTGCCAGAAACAGTGATGGAGAATGCATAGTAGCAGTTGAAGGAAGTTTGGGGATAGCTACAAATTATTATGCTGAAGTCTTAGCTATCATATGTGCTGGTGAATGGGCCATTCACAAAGGTTATACTCACCTGATATTTCAATCAGATTCACAGGAAGTGATTGAAGCTTTCAAATCTCATAAAATTCCTTGGTTTGCCATTAACAGATGGAACAAGATTTGTAGAAGTGCAGATGATCTGAGTCTCTGTCATAGTTATAGAGAAATCAATTTCTCAGCTGACACTCTTGCTAAGAGAGGATCAAGATTGGATCAAGGACAACAAATCATATACAACTCCATACCACCTTTCCTAGTGCAAATAGAGAATGATAATCAAGCTTACTATAGATTCATTTGA
- the LOC113362769 gene encoding protein NEOXANTHIN-DEFICIENT 1-like, with protein sequence MEVSDTKTCKGYAKPPWLFKGSALYQLHLVKAQTARTFIPKEFRLVEAFGYTLGGFFLAHYDDSPAGIFDELVVIAGIVWNPPTSCAWAARVLVSSHEACNHGRKEVGLPSQVAGFSKSTMGLSEKQRNKGSDFLNRIGIDTAFSSPKDRMDIHVTEIEGSATTDFCNINLATLPDSNSIDKWMGPAIKMSLPSFSGHTEYNPQILKYSCQIDCRVRAVEPAKVSKATQASGLQSSSTSVESNIYSKEQSSARDRSISVLLSKPLLALEFNFLKMQVEAPTVVGNNSTNAGDS encoded by the exons ATGGAAGTTTCTGATACAAAGACATGCAAAGGATATGCTAAGCCTCCATGGTTGTTCAAAGGAAG TGCCCTGTACCAGCTTCATCTTGTGAAAGCACAAACTGCCCGTACTTTCATCCCTAAGGAGTTTAGATTGGTTGAAGCTTTTGG ATATACTCTAGGTGGATTCTTCCTTGCTCACTATGATGACAGCCCTGCTGGAATATTTGATGAG CTTGTTGTGATTGCTGGAATTGTTTGGAACCCCCCGACTTCTTGCGC ATGGGCTGCGAGGGTACTTGTGAGCAGCCACGAGGCATGCAATCATGGACGAAAG GAGGTAGGCCTCCCGAGTCAAGTTGCTGGATTCTCAAAG AGCACTATGGGACTCTCGGAGAAGCAACGAAATAAAGGCAGTGATTTCCTTAACCGGATTGGTATTGATACAGCTTTCAGCAGTCCAAAGGATCGTATGGATATCCATGTAACTGAAATTGAGGGGTCGGCTACAACTGATTTCTGTAATATTAACCTTGCAACTT TGCCAGATTCAAACTCAATTGACAAGTGGATGGGACCTGCCATCAAAATGTCGCTCCCGAGCTTTAG TGGGCACACAGAATATAACCCTCAGATTCTCAAGTATTCGTGCCAGATTGACTGCAG GGTTCGAGCAGTGGAGCCAGCGAAAGTTTCAAAAGCAACTCAAGCATCTGGTCTGCAGAGTTCCAGTACATCTGTGGAATCTAACATCTACTCAAAAGAACAAAGCAGCGCACGTGACCGAAGCATTTCTGTGTTATTGTCAAAACCATTATTGGCTTTAGAATTTAATTTTCTGAAAATGCAGGTTGAAGCTCCCACTGTAGTTGGTAACAACTCAACCAATGCTGGAGATTCTTAA